A part of Arachis hypogaea cultivar Tifrunner chromosome 12, arahy.Tifrunner.gnm2.J5K5, whole genome shotgun sequence genomic DNA contains:
- the LOC140176883 gene encoding uncharacterized protein, which yields MADKENPQLSQDDLLAQIAELQAEVRRIAELSTQNNGENSKGSAQSATDPLNIVPPKEKLTLDNPFSEEITNYQMPKNFTLPTALEPYKGFGDPRAHVKKFQSMMFFNGPNNEPVLCRAFPTYLDGAALLWFSKLSAGSISSFEDLARSFIDYFAASRIYVHGSDFLGTIKQGQHESLKDYMTKFADATMEIQDLDPAVHLHALKAGLRPGKFRETIAITKPKTLEEFRERAAGQMEIEELREAQKSDKQPHRRDEERTSRSPGNRDTKKPPKPASKYNTYTRFNTRREHIIREILNAKIIKPPARAGNYHDQRFVDKTKHCAFHRKFGHTTDDCIVAKDLLERLARQGLLDKYIETRKGRNSDRVEYERAVTDDKKEKAAPDPPRGVINHISGGFAGGGGTSSARKRSYRAMLAIEGTIQPRKDKEPDVTISFNQTDFKSASPNLDDPMVISIQVGELVVRKTLLDPGSSADVLFYSTFTKMKLSEKLIQPSSGELIGFSGERVPIMGHIWLKTTMGEIPMSKSIDIQYLIVNCYSPYNIILGRPALNIFRAVVSTLHLCVKFPVQENKIATVYADHQEARQCYNAGLKPVQTEQEARPQVQAIHTTANSATLADLDPREDLGERPRPMDNLQQITLTTDDKQCTYVGEALEGADRARLIHILRQNADLFAWTPDDMPGINPEVICHKLAIDKTIRPVAQKKRNLGEEKKQAALEETQKLLNAGFIREIRFTTWLSNVVMVMPFGLKNAGATYQRLMDKVFQQQIGRNMEVYVDDMVAKTPMQGSHCDDLVEIFRQLRAYNMRLNPDKCAFGVQGGKFLGFMLTSRGIEANPEKCRAVLNMTSPKTVKEVQQLAGRIAALSRFLPAVANRSYHFFQTFSKGRKFNWTDECKNAFTELKQHLTSPPILQRQSHTIIVRTNQPLRQILTRPELAGRLIKWSVELFEFDIQYESRKTLKSQMLADFISEMTNDTHNTEVRWSIHVDRASNKEGSGAGILLKEGDKVVAEQSLQPRFNASNNQAEYEALLAGLKLALQLQIPRITAYCDSSLVVHQIKGEFQVKDPLLEKYWLITKDLISQFKEFDIIHVNREQNTRADVLSKLATTRQAENTSALSQLTLDKPSFEQETILSITQVPDWRTPFFDYINTGTIPKGEPNLPLFRRRASFYTVLGNTLYRRGHSQPLLKCISKEEAEEVMAETHEGVCGNHIGGRALAAKILRTGYYWPTIKQDCITKVKACDNCQKHATLSETPAEELHTIEVSWPFDRWGLDILGPFPKAPGQVKFLLVSIDYFSKWIEAQPLAHITAEKVRSFIWKNIICRYGIPREIISDNGRQFTDHKLATFLTNFNIKHHFSSVEHLQTNGQVESANRIILQGLKKKLGEAKGEWADLIPEILWSYNTSIQSATGETPFKLVYGAEALIPVEVSVPTLRTELYNQPNNQQARSAELDLVEEDRDISAIKQRARK from the exons ATGGCTGACAAGGAAAATCCACAACTCTCACAGGACGACCTCCTGGCTCAAATCGCTGAGCTTCAGGCGGAGGTACGAAGGATAGCCGAGCTCTCAACGCAAAACAATGGAGAGAACTCCAAAGGCTCGGCTCAAAGTGCGACGGACCCTTTAAACATCGTCCCGCCAAAGGAAAAGCTCACCCTCGACAACCCTTTCTCCGAGGAGATCACGAATTACCAGATGCCAAAAAACTTTACGCTGCCCACCGCGCTGGAGCCGTACAAGGGGTTCGGCGACCCCCGAGCCCATGTGAAGAAGTTCCAATCGATGATGTTCTTCAACGGCCCGAACAATGAGCCCGTCCTCTGTCGAGCATTTCCCACTTACCTAGATGGTGCTGCGTTACTCTGGTTTTCTAAACTTTCTGCAGGTTCGATCTCCTCCTTTGAAGACCTCGCCAGATCATTCATTGATTACTTTGCTGCATCAAGAATCTATGTACATGGCTCGGACTTTCTCGGCACCATCAAACAAGGTCAGCACGAGAGTCTGAAAGACTACATGACCAAATTCGCTGACGCCACTATGGAGATCCAAGACTTGGACCCAGCCGTTCACCTGCACGCTCTTAAGGCCGGCCTCAGGCCTGGCAAATTTCGGGAGACCATTGCCATAACAAAACCAAAGACGCTAGAGGAATTCCGAGAAAGGGCGGCTGGGCAAATGGAGATTGAAGAACTCCGAGAAGCCCAAAAATCAGACAAACAGCCACATCGGAGAGATGAGGAAAGGACTTCCAGATCGCCAGGCAACAGGGACACCAAGAAACCTCCCAAGCCCGCATCAAAGTACAACACATACACCAGATTCAACACCAGAAGAGAGCACATTATCAGAGAAATCCTCAACGCCAAAATCATAAAGCCACCAGCCCGAGCAGGAAACTACCATGATCAACGGTTCGTGGACAAGACAAAGCATTGTGCCTTCCACCGGAAGTTCGGTCATACTACGGATGACTGCATCGTGGCAAAGGACCTCCTGGAAAGGCTAGCACGCCAAGGGCTCCTGGACAAATACATTGAGACCCGGAAGGGCAGAAACTCAGACAGAGTAGAATATGAGCGAGCAGTCACCGACGACAAAAAAGAGAAGGCGGCTCCTGATCCACCAAGAGGAGTCATCAACCACATATCGGGAGGATTCGCAGGCGGAGGAGGAACAAGCTCGGCCAGGAAGCGAAGCTATAGAGCAATGCTGGCAATCGAAGGAACCATACAACCAAGGAAGGACAAAGAGCCAGACGTCACAATATCCTTCAACCAAACAGACTTCAAATCGGCAAGCCCTAACCTCGACGACCCCATGGTAATTTCCATCCAGGTCGGAGAGCTGGTGGTAAGAAAAACATTATTAGATCCAGGTAGTAGTGCTGACGTTTTATTTTACTCTACTTTTACCAAAATGAAATTATCAGAGAAATTGATACAACCCTCCTCTGGAGAGCTAATTGGGTTCTCCGGAGAGAGAGTCCCGATCATGGGGCACATATGGCTAAAGACCACAATGGGAGAGATCCCTATGTCAAAATCAATTGATATTCAATATTTAATAGTAAACTGTTACAGCCCTTATAATATTATACTTGGGAGACCCGCACTGAACATATTCAGGGCAGTGGTGTCCACATTACACCTGTGTGTCAAGTTCCCAGTGCAGGAAAACAAGATCGCTACGGTGTACGCCGACCATCAGGAAGCTCGGCAGTGTTACAACGCTGGTCTAAAACCAGTCCAAACAGAACAGGAAGCTCGGCCCCAGGTTCAAGCAATCCACACGACGGCCAACTCAGCAACACTAGCCGATCTAGACCCAAGGGAAGACCTCGGCGAAAGACCTCGGCCAATGGACAATCTTCAACAAATAACACTAACAACAGACGACAAACAATGTACATATGTGGGAGAGGCATTAGAAGGAGCAGACCGAGCAAGACTCATTCACATACTGCGTCAAAACGCCGACCTTTTTGCATGGACACCAGACGACATGCCCGGAATCAACCCCGAAGTCATCTGCCACAAGCTAGCAATCGACAAAACAATCCGACCAGTTGCACAAAAGAAAAGGAACCTCGGAGAAGAGAAAAAACAAGCAGCACTCGAAGAAACCCAGAAGCTCCTCAATGCAGGTTTCATCAGAGAGATTCGCTTCACCACATGGTTGTCcaacgtggtaatg GTAATGCCCTTTGgcctaaagaatgcaggtgcgaCATATCAAAGGCTAATGGACAAAGTGTTCCAACAACAGATAGGCCGCAATATGGAGGTATACGTAGATGACATGGTAGCAAAAACACCTATGCAGGGGTCACACTGTGACGACCTAGTAGAAATCTTCAGACAACTCCGAGCATATAACATGAGACTCAATCCAGACAAATGTGCGTTCGGAGTACAAGGGGGGAAGTTCCTGGGATTCATGTTAACATCTCGAGGCATCGAGGCCAACCCAGAAAAGTGCAGGGCCGTGCTGAACATGACAAGCCCAAAAACGGTAAAGGAAGTCCAGCAACTTGCAGGACGAATAGCTGCCCTGTCACGTTTCCTACCTGCAGTGGCAAACCGATCTTATCACTTTTTCCAGACATTCTCTAAAGGCAGGAAGTTCAACTGGACAGACGAATGCAAAAATGCTTTTACCGAACTTAAACAACACTTAACATCACCACCAATCCTCCAGAGACAG AGCCACACAATCATAGTTCGAACGAACCAACCACTAAGGCAGATATTAACCAGACCCGAGCTCGCCGGCAGATTGATAAAATGGTCGGTCGAGCTCTTCGAGTTCGACATCCAGTACGAATCAAGGAAAACACTGAAGTCACAGATGCTGGCCGACTTTATATCGGAGATGACTAATGACACACATAATACAGAGGTCAGGTGGAGCATACATGTGGACAGAGCATCAAACAAAGAAGGCAGTGGGGCAGGGATACTACTAAAAGAAGGAGACAAAGTGGTGGCCGAACAGTCACTACAGCCCCGCTTCAACGCAagcaacaatcaggcagaatatgaggccCTACTTGCTGGGCTAAAACTCGCCCTACAACTACAAATACCCCGAATAACAGCCTACTGCGACTCTTCCTTGGTGGTACATCAAATAAAGGGCGAATTTCAGGTAAAAGATCCTTTGTTAGAGAaatattggctcataacaaaggatctaatttcacaatttaaagaATTTGATATTATCCATGTAAACCGAGAACAAAACACCAGGGCCGATGTGTTATCTAAGTTAGCCACCACACGGCAAGCCGAAAACACATCGGCACTGTCCCAGCTAACACTTGACAAACCAAGTTTTGAGCAAGAAACAATTTTAAGTATTACACAGGTCCCAGATTGGCGAACACCTTTTTTCGATTACATCAATACAGGCACCATTCCAAAAGGTGAGCCGAACTTGCCACTCTTCAGAAGAAGAGCAAGCTTCTACACAGTGCTCGGAAACACCTTATACAGGCGAGGACATTCACAACCATTACTCAAGTGCATCAGCAAAGAGGAAGCCGAGGAGGTCATGGCCGAAACGCATGAAGGAGTCTGTGGCAACCATATCGGCGGCCGAGCATTAGCAGCAAAGATCTTGCGAACAGGATACTATTGGCCGACGATAAAACAGGATTGCATCACAAAAGTCAAAGCATGTGACAATTGTCAAAAGCATGCCACCCTCTCAGAGACCCCAGCCGAGGAGCTCCATACCATagaggtaagctggcctttcGATAGGTGGGGATTGGATATCCTCGGACCCTTTCCGAAAGCGCCAGGCCAGGTAAAGTTCCTCTTAGTGTCAATCGATTATTTCTCCaagtggatagaagcacaacCACTAGCACACATAACAGCAGAAAAAGTGCGATCCTTTATATGGAAAAATATCATATGCAGATACGGTATCCCACGAGAGATAATCTCGGACAACGGGAGACAATTTACAGATCATAAGCTCGCCACTTTTCTGACAAATTTTAACATCAAACATCACTTCAGCTCAGTAGAGCACCTGCAAACTAACGGACAAGTTGAATCAGCTAACAGAATTATCTTGCAGGGATTAAAGAAAAAACTCGGCGAAGCTAAAGGGGAGTGGGCCGACCTCATTCCAGAAATTCTATGGAGTTACAACACCAGCATCCAATCTGCCACAGGGGAAACTCCCTTCAAATTGGTATATGGCGCAGAAGCGCTCATTCCAGTAGAGGTCAGCGTCCCAACGTTAAGGACCGAGCTCTATAACCAACCAAACAATCAACAAGCTCGGTCAGCTGAACTGGACCTCGTAGAAGAAGACAGAGACATCTCTGCCATAAAGCAGCGAGCCAGAAAATGA
- the LOC140176884 gene encoding putative disease resistance RPP13-like protein 1 — translation MVVTRIEEVIARLEVIAKHKDILGLKNIAAKNMSGRIPSTSLVKKPDMFVGRDKERDAIMKLLLDDTNNDDLSVILIVGMGGIDKTTMAKLVYNDVKVKQKFHVKAWVCVGEEEFDVLKMTKTVIEKTGSSCHSSDLDTVQNHLKEELAGKKFLVVIDDV, via the coding sequence ATGGTTGTTACTAGGATTGAAGAAGTCATTGCTAGACTAGAGGTTATTGCAAAACACAAAGATATCCTTGGTCTGAAAAATATTGCAGCCAAGAATATGTCTGGGAGGATTCCATCAACCTCACTAGTTAAAAAACCTGATATGTTTGTTGGGAGGGACAAAGAGAGGGATGCTATAATGAAATTGTTGTTAGATGATACTAACAATGATGATTTGTCCGTGATTCTCATAGTAGGCATGGGTGGGATAGACAAAACTACTATGGCAAAATTAGTTTATAATGATGTCAAAGTGAAGCAAAAATTTCATGTTAAAGCATGGGTTTGTGTTGGTGAGGaggaatttgatgttcttaagATGACAAAGACTGTGATAGAGAAAACTGGTAGTTCTTGTCACTCAAGCGATTTAGATACAGTTCAAAATCATTTGAAGGAAGAGCTAGCAGGGAAGAAATTCTTGGTTGTTATAGATGATGTATAG